The window ACCATTAAAATTCATAGGTCTTTTCCGTCGTGGATCAACAAGTGTTGCTTTCGGACCAATGATTCCCGTTCCCAAAAAGGCTGATGAAAAAGAAATAATAATTAGTATGCAAAAAGCTTTTTCCGATTTGGACAAAAAAATTAATAAAAACTGGGTATATATTGATCCTCATCCCAAAAAAACAAATCAAGACAAATAAAAAAACAGATCATTTGATCTGTTTTTTAATAATTCTTTTTCATTTGTGCCATCATTTGATTAATTTGTTTCTGACTCAAGTTGCGGCCCATTGAAGCACCAATCTGCTTAAGCATTTGCTCGTTAATCGGAGGATTCTTCTTCAAATAACTCTTTAATGTAAAACGAGAAATAACCATCCCTGCCGCCAAACCAATGACGAGGCCGATTAATAGAAACCATATCCAGCTCATATCTATCGCAATCCTTTCTTTTTTTGAATATCGATTACTTTTTTAGGAGTAACTTCTTTACCATTTTTATCGAAAACCTGTAACATTTCAACCTGTGAACGAAAAGTTTTACGGAAATTTTCCAAAAACTTCTCACGTAAACGTTTCTGCTCCTCTTTTTCCGCTTCAGTAAGACCTTCCGAAGTTTTTTGTTTAGCAGCCAATTCGTTGATTCGAGCCCGCAAAGCCTCATTTTTTGCTTGTTCATCTTCATCAACAACAAATTTAGGCTCTTTATGTTCTTTTTCCGATCGTGAATTATCAGCCATTGGAATTCTCCCTACTTGTATTATACAAAAGTTTTTGCGTTTTTATTAAATTTTACGAACATGTGTTTGTTATACAGCTTATCTTCCGCTATAATTGCATATAGCAATAAGTTAGTGGAAAGGCTCGGCGATGGCAGAGACAAAGCAACTCGGAATTCTCCGTTTTATTTACGAAAAACAAAATGAAAAAGGTTACCCTCCAACCGTACGTGAGATTGGAGAAGCAGTCGGCTTATCATCAACATCAACTGTTCACGGTCACATTGATCGTTTAGAAAAACATGGCCTTTTGCATAAAGATCCGACAAAACCACGGGCAATTGAGATTACCGAAAAGGGTTTACGAGCCTTGGGAGTTCCGGAAACACCCGGTAAAGTTCCAATCATTGGTCTGGTCACCGCTGGAATGCCTATTCTAGCAGTTGAACAAGCTGCAACTGAATTTTTACCAATTCCTTCCGACCTCGAGCGTTTCGACGGAGATCTTTTCGTTCTTCGAGTTTCTGGAACTTCGATGATTAATATTGGTGTTTTAGACGGCGACATGGTTTTCGTACGTAAACAAGATTATGCTGACAATGGTGATATCGTCGTTGCAATGACAACTGATTTCGGCAATGGTGAGGGTGAAGCAACCGTTAAGCGCTTTTTCAAAGAAAGCGGACATTATCGATTACAACCTGAAAATGATACGATGGCACCAATCATCGTTCAAAGCGTTTCAATCCTTGGAAAGGTTGTTGGCTTATATCGAAACTCTATTTATTGAGAAAATCGATTTTCTCAATAAATAGAGTTTTTTATAACAGATTTTTGCCAGCCAATAGTTAACTCAATTGAACAATTTTTTATTTTAGACAACTTTCCCTTTGTAGGGAATTTTTTTCATAGTTTCAAAATCATATTGAGCTATTTCTTCGGCATTAGTCATATAAGCGTGTACTGGTACGGAAAACATCAGGTTAAGAATTGGTTCTTTTTCTTGAAAAATTAAAATTGGCGTTCCTTTTTTTACGGCATAACCGATTTCCATTGCAGTTCCGGAATCAACGTTTTGGCCTTCAAAATCCACCACTGCAACAATTGCATCAGCTGCTTCAACGGCTTTAATATCGCTATTATAAGTTGATATCTGCCATTCATGAGTACCGAATTTTAACTCTTCGTGCTGATGCAATCGAGGATCGTAATAATCCGAAACAGTCAAATTATTTTCCAAAGCTCTTTCAATCTTTTCAACTCTCGCAATTTGTTCATCATCAAAGAACGGACTTGCCAAATAGATATTTTTTGCCATATTCACCTCGCAAGTATCTTATCAAAAGTCAAAATTTTAATCTTAGTGATTGGATAATTAAAAATTATCTTCATAGATTCGTTTATGGTCCTTTATTTTCGTTAATTGAAAACGTGCCAAATCATATGAATTGATGAGCTCATGATCATTACTATCTTCAGGAAATGTTCGGAAAAGCTTTTCGTATTCATCTACTGAAACTTTTTGGCGTGAAGCGATCATAACAGAAGGATCACCTAGAATAGCTTTTTGATAATTATCAATTAGTGAAAGGGAGAAAAGTTCCCCTTCTGCTCCGCTACCATAAGAAAACATTGCAATTTTGTCATTCTGCTTAAAAATACTTTTTTTAAGTAACGATATTAAGCTCAAATAAAGCGATCCAGTGTATAAATTCCCGACCTGCCGATTATAAACTTGACCAGCCAATCGGTTTTTTTCCAATTGATTTTTTTGAGGCTCACTAATTAGATTAGAAATTTGATCAAGCGCTTTTTTCCCCATTTTCGTAAAAGGCAGGTGAAAAACCAGAGCTGCATAGTCCGAGATCTTTTTTGAATTTTTTTGAGAATAATTTTGCCATATCTCGTAAAAAAACTTTTCATATATTTCCTGACTTAATTTTCCGAAAACTAATGCATCACTTTGATCAAGTGGTCGCCAAAAATCCATTAAATCTTCTGATTGAAAAACAGAATCCCAGTTATAGCTTGCAAGCCTTGGCCGAGAACTAACAATCATCGCAACCGCACCCGCCCCTTGTGTTACCTCACCGGCACTTTTTAGACCATACCTTGCTATATCAGATGCCACAACAAGTACACGTTTATCAGGATGCAGTCTAACGTAATCAAAAGCGGTCATCAGAGCAAATGTGCCTCCATAACACGCTTGCTTAATTTCAATAGTCCGCAAATTCTTTTTTAAACTAAGTAATTTTTGTAAATAAACCGCTCCAGATTTTGAATTATCGATTCCTGATTCGCTGGCGAACAAAATCTCATCAATCGAATTTAAATAGTTGGCAGATTTTTGATCAAGAAGAGTCCATGCAGCATTAGCAGCCATCGAGACTGAATCCTGTGAAGGTGGAACAACACTTTGCCTCTCTTGACCGATTCCTATCAAATATTTGTTCGGATCCACTCCACGCCTTTGAGCAAGTTCGGCCAGATCTAGATAAAGATTCGGTGTAAAAAAAGATATTTGATCAATTCCAATTTCCATGGACTTAATTATAATCTGAATTAACTAAGGTATTCTGATATTTAAAAATTATGTCTGTTCCATTAGAGATTTTTCATTTAATTTATTTAATAAAACATTTTCTCGTAAATTTGTGTAGGAAAAAAACTCGATTTTTGCTAGAATTGTTCTGTAGCTTGGAGACATGGCAGAGTGGTAATGCAGCGGACTCGAAATCCGCCGAACCGATGTAGAATCGGCGCCGGGGTTCGAATCCCCGTGTCTCCTTCATGAAAAATCGTAGGGAAACATTATTGGAATCGTCATTAATTCTTTTAGCGACGATTTTTTCATTGGTTTGCGGTTCAATTTTTGCAATGTTAATCCTGTCATTCGCATTTATTGGCCCAAACTTTTTTTTAAGTCTTTCGACAACTAAATACCAGTCATTGATAGAAAATCATTTTTTTCTAAGCTGGCTCGCAATTCTTGGCGAAGGATTAGCTTTTTTATTTATTTGGTTATTCAACCATTTTGTTTTCAAAGTTAAAGTAACTTTTTTTAACAAAAAATTCTTCAAGGCGCTTGCACTCGGATCACCGGTTGTCATCTTCATAGGGATAAACCTTGATGTTTACTTATCAAAAAAAACTAGTATTTCCCTTTTCAATCTTTTTACAGCAGCGAGCGTATCACTTTTAGTAGGAATTTTCGAAGAATATGCAGCACGCGGAATGATCATTGGAAAATTAGAGCAGAGTGCAGTTAAAAACTTTACTTTTTTCGTAAATGTTATTATCTCTGCAGTTTTTTTCTCGGCACTACATTTAATCAATCTATTCTCCGCTAGTCTGGAAATCACAAGTGTTCAAATTATTTATACAAGTGCTTTAGGAATTCTGTTTGGACTGGTTTATCTAGTAACTAAAAACCTAAGTGCAACAATTATTTTCCACACACTAATAGATTTTATTGCCTTTTTGGCAGAACCAAAAGCAATTTTCGGACTCGGCCGGCCAACTGTTAACTCGATCGATTTCATTTTTAACCTAATAATATTGATTATTTTCTTTTTATACGCAAGATTGGTCCTTAAAAAAATTGATTTAAAACAGTTGCAAAAAAATTGGAACTAAACATTCTTAGACAGAAATATTTCAAAAAGCATTTTTGGGTCAAGTCTCGTTGACTTAAGTTTCAATTCGATATCCGACAAATTCAAAAAACTATTACTTAACTCACTATAAGTCTTCAAACTAGCTTCCTGATTAGCCAGTTTAGCTCGATAGGGATGAATACGGAGCAATCGAGATAAATTTTGGTCATTCAACTTTAAAGATTTAGCCTGAAGAAGCAAACGATATTGTGATTGCAATAAAGCATTAATTCTAATTGGTGCCTCACCACGATCAATTAGATCTTCATAAATTTTGATAACCTTTTCCGGTTTTTTTTGATTAATTGCTTCAATTAAATCAAAAGCCGATTCTGTAGATTCTGGAGCAATTAAGAAATCAATAGATTGATTATCAATTAAGTGGCTTTGGCCATAGAGAAGAAGTTTGTCAAGATTATTGACAATTAAACGCAAATTGAACGCCAATCTTCGAAAATAATAGTTCAGTACTGTATCTTCGACCGAAATATCCGCAGCAGAAAAACGTCTTTTAACAATTTGCAGTATTTGTCGTTCATTAAGTGGCTTAAAATCCACATTTTCAGCTGTTTTGATTAAATTCTTAACGGTTTTTTTTCTCTTATCAAGAGTTAAATTAACAGCATTGATGATTAAGCTATTTTCGCTCTCTGGACTACTTAAATATTTTAGTAGTAAATTCTCCTCGTTTTTTTCCAAACTATTTTTAGCTGTCAAAAAAAGCGGATTCTCGACTATAACAATACGTCTACTGGCATTAAAAGAGAGTGTTGAGATATCAGCCAATACTTCTTTGACACTTTCGTTTTCTGTATTTGCTTTAACAAAATCCCAAGCTCGAAAATTTTCATCAATTGAATTTTCAAGTAAATTAGAAGATTGCTCCGTCAAAAAATCTTCTGTTCCCGTAAAAAAAATCAAAGCTGGCAATTGTTTATTTTTAATTTGTTTTTTAAAATCACTTGGAGTCATCGAAATCCTTAGTAAAGGTCTGAAAATAACTTTTACCGTTATTATAAACGAAACGAATCATTCCATTTGTTTGAGTATTAAAAGCGCGAATATTCAACCTTGATATTGTTTCAAGAGTTTCTCTTTTCGGATGCCCGTAACGATTATGTCTGCCAGCGGAAATAATTCCGTATTTAACCTGCCAATTGTTTAAAACGTTTATGTCGCTTGAAGTTTTTGAACCATGATGGCCAAATTTAAGTAAATCGATTTTGAGATTCGGATACAAGGATTCAATCTCTCTTTCACCTTCCTGGGGTAGATCTCCAGTAGTCAAGACATTCAGATTACCTATTTTGGCAAATAATGCAATGGAATCCTCATTAGCGGCAGAGCCGCTTTTAAAAGGGTGAAGAATTTGAAATGGAAAATTTTGAATTCGAACTTGATTTGTCACCTCGATAACGTTTGTTTTCCCTATATATGGTTTAATTTCTCTTTTAAAAGAATTTGTTTTTGTCATGCCCAGTGGAACTATAAGATGTTTGATTTTAATTGAGGAAAATAAATATTTTGCATTACCAACATGATCCATATCCCCGTGAGTTAAAAGCAAAAAATCCAAGTGATTGAGCCCTTTGGCTTGAAGATAATTTAGAATTACAGACTTTGCCTGATGTGAACTTTTTTTGGAAATTTGCCATTCTTCCTGCGGCAAAGATACCTTTCCACCGGTATCAATTAGTACCTTTTTTCGATTTAAAGGTGTTCTTAACAGTAAGGAATCACCTTGGCCAATATCAAATGCTGAAAACTCTCCGTCTATTGGAAAATGGATAAGGCAGAAGCTCGTTATAAAAGTTCCAACCACAATTGCTAAAGAGAAAATACGAATTTTTCTCCGTCGATCAAAAGATAACAAAATGAGGCAGACTAAGGGAATGACTAAGTAATCGTCAAGTTTACCAAAAATAATCTTACCCGGTAATCTTGAAATCATTTCTATTAAATCAGCAAACAAAGTTACCAAATAATTAATAAAATAAACCGGTTGAGTTCCAAATGGATGAAGAACAATTGCCAAACCGATTAATGGCATAATGACCATTCCGAAGATAGGAATCGCAAAAAAATTAGCCGGCATACTTAAAAAATGCCAAGTAAACTTACTATTCAAAATAATCGGTATGGTTACCGAACTCATCAAGAGACCTTGTTTAAAAGGCTTTAAATGTCCAATAAACATCAAGGAAAAACTCAACAAGTAAGATAGTTGTCCTCCAAGATTAAGTAAAAGCATTGGTGAAAACAAAAGACCAACTATTAGAGAAAAAGACCAAACTTTTTCCTTTTCGATTCTCAAATTAAAATAACTCGCGAAAAGCGATAATTCAGCAGCAATAACTGGTCTTAGCAATGACTGAACGCTACCGGAAAAAATAAAAAAAAGAGGTATTAAAAGAGCAATTAATATTAAAGAAAACTCTTTTGGAAAACATATTTTCTTGAAACTTTTCCTCAAAAAAACAAAGAAATAAGTCACTTGGAAACCAGAAATACTAAAAAGATGAACCAATCCCAAATCACTAATACCAGGATACTGATCATAGAAACAGCCTTCAACATCACCAATTATCAAAGCCCTAGCATATTCAGCTAACGGACTTGGCATCGAATCCAAGTAATCGATCAAAGATTTTCTAAAAAAATGAATTTTATCATTAATTTTTTCAAATAAAGTCAATGGATGCCATCTACAAATTTTGTCAAAACTGCTTAGATTTAGCTGATTTGTAATCGACTGCGTCAAAAAATAATTTCTTACATTAAATTGATTAAAATTAGTCGGTCTTTGAGGTTTCTTAATATCTCCTTTTACAAGGCAAAGAAGATTATCTCGATTATTTTCCCAAAATTTTTTTTCCTGTAAATTTTCAATTCTGGAGTAAATAATAATCTTTTGACGATCTGTTTCATCATAAGCTTTGGCCTTTAATTGGTCCCCGTCGACAGTAATCTCATCAGCGTAAATACGAACTTTTAATTGATAATTTTCTCGATTGGGAATTGTTTGAAGAAATAAATTTTCTTGGAACTGCCAAAATCGAATCAGAAAAAAAGGACTAAAAACAAGGACTAAAAAAAATGCGATTTTAAACTTACTAAAGTAAATTCTAACTAACAGTAAAAGAACAAAAATAATTGTTAAGAATGAACAGCGAAAATAAAATCCACTCAGCGAAGCAAACAATAAACTAATTAGCAAGCAATCATTTCGGTCAAGCTTATTTAACAAAGACATAATCGCTTAATTTTTCAACCGTTTTGTCACCAAAACCAGAAATATTTTTTAAATCACTAATTGATTTAAATTTTCCATGCTCTTCGCGATATTTTACTATCTCTTCAGCTTTTTTCTCACCAATGCCACTGATTGTTTGTAAAGTTGTTAAATCGGCCGCATTGATATCAATTTGAGCTCGAGAAGGACTCGACATTGATGAAGCATTGCTGATAGCAGAATCCGTAAACTGTTCCGGAATTTTTTCACCTTTTTTTGGTACATAAATAACTTGTCCAGAAACTATTTCTGCTGCCAAATTCATTTGACCTAAATCTGCATTAGCCTTCGCTCCACCTGACTTGTTGATTGCCGATATAACAATGTCGCCACTTTTGACCTTAACAACTTTTTCCTGTGCAACTTCACCTTTTACATCGACATAAAAATCAAGTTTTTCATTCTTCGATGGAGAACTAATACTTGAAGTAGCTAAATTGGAATTATCTTTCAGGCTTGCAGTTGATGAAAATAAAACATTTTCTTCTTTCCCCGTTCTTTTGATCGAACTCATAATAAAAAATGAGATTACCAAGAAAAAAACGGCACCAAAAATAAATAAGATTTTTGAGTTTATTTTTACTAATAAAAAAACTTTCGCTATTAAATCCCGCATACTGTTTATTACGAAATTAGCAAAAGTTTTTAAAAAATCAAATCATTTTTTTAATTGGCAAATCTTCCTTTTGAATAAGGCAAATTTTCCGGTACATTCGTTGGAACCTCTGGGTCAAAGCTTCTTAGATAATTAACAAAACCATCAAAACGATCAGGATAGGCATTGACACCATAAATCAATTGTTCGCCCTTTAGATTTGGAGAATGGAAACGAATACCCCATTCAACATTTTGATCTGAGTTTGGATCGACGGGAGCCCGATAATCTTCGGCCCAATCTTCGATAAACCCTAAAGCCACATCGGAATAATGGTCCCATATTCTAGTCAAATCAGTAAATTTTTCGTCATATTTCCAATTAAAAGGGGTATGCAAATCTTCAGAAAAATGTGGATTGTAAAAATCAAAATTCTCATCTGCCACATCGGTAATTTCTGATTGAGGCAAGCGTCTTAAATAAAATGCATGACCATTAATTCGTTTAGTGTAAACATAATCAAACCCATAACTTAAATTCCCAATATAAAATACTAAATAATCTAATCTAATCGCCATGTTTATTTCTCAATCTTAATTAAATCTCTCGTAATACCATCTGTGAGGTTTTCAAAACCGTTTCTCATAACTAAAACATCATCTTCAATTCGAACGCCACCAAGTCCAGAAATATAGATACCCGGCTCAATTGTAAGTATCTGACCAACAGTGGATTCATCTTCCGATCCTGGCGAAACAGCTGGTCCCTCATGGATATCCAAGCCTACGCCATGGCCACCGCCATGATTATATTCTTTTCCATAACCCTTTGTCTCTATATAAGAACGCGATGCCTTATCAACCTCTTTTAAATCAACATCCGGTTTAATTGCTTTAATCGATAATTCTTGGGCCTCTTTAACAATTTGATAAATATTACTCAACTTCGGATCAATTTCTCCAATTGCAATAGTTCTCGTGATATCAGAAGTATAGTGATTAAAATAATAACCAAAATCAATTGTAACTAAATCCCCATTTTTGATTTTACGATTAGAAGCTGTTCCATGAGGCTTAGCAGAATTTTCGCCAGAAGCAACAATTGTATCAAAACTAGTCTTTTCCAATCCTTCATGTCGAGCCAAATAGTCTAATTGATCGGCAATTTCTTTTTCCGTTTGGCCTACTTTAATCCAGTCAAGCAAATGATTAAAAGCTGTGACCGAGCGTTTTGTTGCTTGATGCAAGTTTTCTAATTCTTGAGCATCTTTAATCTCCCGTAAAGCTTCAATTGGAGCGGGAGTTGGTACAAATTCGGCCTCTAGCTCGCCATCCAGAAAATCAAAAACACAAAATGGCAGGTCTTCTTCAAAACCGACTTTCTTGACTTCCCAAGAATTTAAAATTCTAGCAGTTTCACCATAATAATCGCGACTAATCTTGAGATCGACTCCATTTGGAAGATTATTTTGATAGGCTTCTTGATATCTTCTGTCGGTAACTAATAAAGCATGGTCACGACTCAGTGCAAACATCCCTTCGCCACTTCCACCAGAAAACCCAGTTAAATATTCATTGTTATAGCCTTGGTAGACAATCATTGAATCAATTTCCAAAACATCAAAAAGTTTTCTTAATTTAGAAATTCTTTTTTCGAAATTATA of the Oenococcus sp. UCMA 16435 genome contains:
- a CDS encoding YneF family protein; this encodes MSWIWFLLIGLVIGLAAGMVISRFTLKSYLKKNPPINEQMLKQIGASMGRNLSQKQINQMMAQMKKNY
- a CDS encoding DUF896 domain-containing protein, with the protein product MADNSRSEKEHKEPKFVVDEDEQAKNEALRARINELAAKQKTSEGLTEAEKEEQKRLREKFLENFRKTFRSQVEMLQVFDKNGKEVTPKKVIDIQKKKGLR
- the lexA gene encoding transcriptional repressor LexA, coding for MAETKQLGILRFIYEKQNEKGYPPTVREIGEAVGLSSTSTVHGHIDRLEKHGLLHKDPTKPRAIEITEKGLRALGVPETPGKVPIIGLVTAGMPILAVEQAATEFLPIPSDLERFDGDLFVLRVSGTSMINIGVLDGDMVFVRKQDYADNGDIVVAMTTDFGNGEGEATVKRFFKESGHYRLQPENDTMAPIIVQSVSILGKVVGLYRNSIY
- a CDS encoding nucleoside 2-deoxyribosyltransferase yields the protein MAKNIYLASPFFDDEQIARVEKIERALENNLTVSDYYDPRLHQHEELKFGTHEWQISTYNSDIKAVEAADAIVAVVDFEGQNVDSGTAMEIGYAVKKGTPILIFQEKEPILNLMFSVPVHAYMTNAEEIAQYDFETMKKIPYKGKVV
- a CDS encoding hydroxymethylglutaryl-CoA synthase produces the protein MEIGIDQISFFTPNLYLDLAELAQRRGVDPNKYLIGIGQERQSVVPPSQDSVSMAANAAWTLLDQKSANYLNSIDEILFASESGIDNSKSGAVYLQKLLSLKKNLRTIEIKQACYGGTFALMTAFDYVRLHPDKRVLVVASDIARYGLKSAGEVTQGAGAVAMIVSSRPRLASYNWDSVFQSEDLMDFWRPLDQSDALVFGKLSQEIYEKFFYEIWQNYSQKNSKKISDYAALVFHLPFTKMGKKALDQISNLISEPQKNQLEKNRLAGQVYNRQVGNLYTGSLYLSLISLLKKSIFKQNDKIAMFSYGSGAEGELFSLSLIDNYQKAILGDPSVMIASRQKVSVDEYEKLFRTFPEDSNDHELINSYDLARFQLTKIKDHKRIYEDNF
- a CDS encoding CPBP family intramembrane metalloprotease encodes the protein MKNRRETLLESSLILLATIFSLVCGSIFAMLILSFAFIGPNFFLSLSTTKYQSLIENHFFLSWLAILGEGLAFLFIWLFNHFVFKVKVTFFNKKFFKALALGSPVVIFIGINLDVYLSKKTSISLFNLFTAASVSLLVGIFEEYAARGMIIGKLEQSAVKNFTFFVNVIISAVFFSALHLINLFSASLEITSVQIIYTSALGILFGLVYLVTKNLSATIIFHTLIDFIAFLAEPKAIFGLGRPTVNSIDFIFNLIILIIFFLYARLVLKKIDLKQLQKNWN
- the holA gene encoding DNA polymerase III subunit delta, with translation MTPSDFKKQIKNKQLPALIFFTGTEDFLTEQSSNLLENSIDENFRAWDFVKANTENESVKEVLADISTLSFNASRRIVIVENPLFLTAKNSLEKNEENLLLKYLSSPESENSLIINAVNLTLDKRKKTVKNLIKTAENVDFKPLNERQILQIVKRRFSAADISVEDTVLNYYFRRLAFNLRLIVNNLDKLLLYGQSHLIDNQSIDFLIAPESTESAFDLIEAINQKKPEKVIKIYEDLIDRGEAPIRINALLQSQYRLLLQAKSLKLNDQNLSRLLRIHPYRAKLANQEASLKTYSELSNSFLNLSDIELKLKSTRLDPKMLFEIFLSKNV
- a CDS encoding ComEA family DNA-binding protein; protein product: MSSIKRTGKEENVLFSSTASLKDNSNLATSSISSPSKNEKLDFYVDVKGEVAQEKVVKVKSGDIVISAINKSGGAKANADLGQMNLAAEIVSGQVIYVPKKGEKIPEQFTDSAISNASSMSSPSRAQIDINAADLTTLQTISGIGEKKAEEIVKYREEHGKFKSISDLKNISGFGDKTVEKLSDYVFVK
- a CDS encoding phosphoesterase; this translates as MAIRLDYLVFYIGNLSYGFDYVYTKRINGHAFYLRRLPQSEITDVADENFDFYNPHFSEDLHTPFNWKYDEKFTDLTRIWDHYSDVALGFIEDWAEDYRAPVDPNSDQNVEWGIRFHSPNLKGEQLIYGVNAYPDRFDGFVNYLRSFDPEVPTNVPENLPYSKGRFAN
- a CDS encoding aminopeptidase P family protein — its product is MKYNFEKRISKLRKLFDVLEIDSMIVYQGYNNEYLTGFSGGSGEGMFALSRDHALLVTDRRYQEAYQNNLPNGVDLKISRDYYGETARILNSWEVKKVGFEEDLPFCVFDFLDGELEAEFVPTPAPIEALREIKDAQELENLHQATKRSVTAFNHLLDWIKVGQTEKEIADQLDYLARHEGLEKTSFDTIVASGENSAKPHGTASNRKIKNGDLVTIDFGYYFNHYTSDITRTIAIGEIDPKLSNIYQIVKEAQELSIKAIKPDVDLKEVDKASRSYIETKGYGKEYNHGGGHGVGLDIHEGPAVSPGSEDESTVGQILTIEPGIYISGLGGVRIEDDVLVMRNGFENLTDGITRDLIKIEK